The genomic region ACCCTGCTGCAAACAAATCCGAATCACTGCCCACATGGCCTTTTTCCACGGCACGGGCATTAATTCTGCCCAGTAAACGGTGCGCAAAAAAAATGCTGAACAAAGCCCGCCAAACAGGGGTGATGTCCCAAACGCCGCGATTTCTTATTTGGTGCCAGTTGCGATAAAACCAATAAATCCTGTAAAGACCTAAAGTAGTCAAACTTAGCACAATAAAGACCCAGACGGGCTGATAAGCGATTTTATTCCGAACTTCTTGCTTTACGTTCTCAGGTTGATAATCCATTAAGTGGCCGTTACGGGATTTGCGAAAAAACTAAGATGAACTCGTAAGTTTGTTTGCAATTTTTGCAGAAACTTTCGCTTTTATGGAAAACAATTTTGGGGCCAGAGTCCTCGACCGTTTCCTCCGCTACGTCCAGATCGACACGCAGTCGGACCCGCATTCCACCGCCAACCCGTCTACGGAGAAGCAGAAAGACCTCGGCCGGGTGCTGGTGCAGGAACTGCACGAAATGGGCATTACCGATGCCGAACTGGACGAATTTGGCTACGTCTACGCCACCATCCCAGCCAACACCGATAAACCGAACGTCCCCGTAATCTGCTTCTGCTCCCACATGGACACCTCGCCGGACGTGACGGGGGCGAACGTGAAGCCCATCGTTCACCGCAACTACGACGGCGGCAACCTGCGATTACCTGACGACCCGACGCAAATCCTTCGCCCCCAGGACCATCCGGACCTGAAGCACCAGATTGGCAACGACATCATCACGGCTTCGGGCACCACGCTGCTGGGCGCCGACAACAAAGCCGGACTGGCCGAAATCATGGCCGCCGCCGAGTACCTGGTGCAGCACCCGGACGTGAAACACGGCACGATTCGCCTCCTGTTCACGCCGGATGAGGAAGTCGGGCGCGGCACCGAAAAAGTGGATATGGAAAAGCTGGGGGCCGATTTTGGCTACACCATCGACGGGGAAGCCCTCGGCACGCTGGAAGACGAGACGTTCTCGGCGGATGCGGTGAAAATTACGATTCAGGGCGTCAGTACGCATCCGGGCTTTGCGAAGGGCAAGCTGGAAAACGCGCTCAAAATTGCCGCCGATCTGATTGCCGCCCTGCCGAAAGAAACGCTTTCGCCCGAAACCACCGAAGGCCGCGAAGGCTTCGTGCATCCCGGCCGACTGGAAGGCAACCAGGATACGGCCGTGGTGGAATTCATTGTCCGGGATTTTACCGTGAAGGGCCTGCACGAAAAAGAACGGATGCTTCAGGCCGTGCTGGATTCCGTTCTGACGCGCTACCGGGGTTCCAGCGCCCGGCTGGAAGTTTTGGAGCAGTACCGGAATATGAAAGAGGTGCTGGACCGGCATCCGGCCGTGGTCGAAAACGCGCTGGAAGCCCTGCGCCGTTCGGGTCTGAACGCCGAGCGTCGGAGCATCCGGGGCGGTACAGACGGCTCCCGCCTGTCGTTCATGGGTCTGCCCTGCCCGAATCTGTTTGCCGGAGAGCACGCCTTCCACTCAAAACTGGAATGGGTGTCCGTGCAGGATATGGAGAAAGCCGTGGAAACGATTGTCAACGTAGCGCGCGTCTGGGAAGAACGGGCGTAAGCGGTCCATTTGTGAAAAACTGTTTTAACCTTCCCCAACAAATGCCATATCTCCGAGATATGGCATTTGTTGGGAGAAGTTACCAGCCGTACCGCTCTGTCACCGACCGGGCCCGCTGCCGGGTCTCCTCAATGAGCGGATGCACGGGTTTGGTCAGGGCTTCCTCTACTTCGGCCAGCGTATCTTTGAACAGCAGGTTAACCGCCAGGGGCTTTTCTCCCGCTGCCGTTTTCAGCACCACCACCGGCCGGACTTCGCCCGAAGCCGCCTGCTTGCCGTACTCCGCTTTCGCCGCCAGCCACTGGGTTTCCGCATCGGCCGCGGCAGCCTCCACGACCAGTCGGCTTTCGGGTAACGACCGGCTCCGGCGGGCGTCCATTTGGGCGTCCAGGTCCCTGAGCAGGTGGCGCAGACGCACCGTGTCCTTACCCGTCCGGATGCGCTCCTTGAGGGACTGACGGATGAAATACGTAATCGCCTGCGTAACGTTCAGGCCGATTTCGGCCATCTGTTTGAAAATCAGCGAAGAGGGCGACATTCCCGGAATGGTGTTCGGATCGTGCAGCAACACCCGGTTGTCGGCGGTGATGAAGCCGTCGATGCGGGCGCAGACGTTCATGCCCAGTCTGGCAAAAACCTCCGTGACGCTTTGCTGGATTTTCCGGTTGTTTTCGAGACTGGTCTCCACCGGAATCCGCTTTTTGGTCGTATTGGATTTGTATTTGGAATCGAAATCGAAGCTGGTGACGTTGTAGATTTCGGTCGGCGGCAGTGGGGTAGCAATGCCTTCCTCATCCTGAATGACGCCGCACGAAAATTCCTGACCGGCGATAAACTCTTCAAAAAGCACCTCATCTTCCGCGTTGACGGATTGCAGCACGGCGGAGCCAAACGACGGCACGTCAAGCAGGTGCGCCGGGTGGTAAATGATGTCGCCGGCGGGTTCGAGCGCGAGCGGAAAACCGATGCCTTCGTTCAGGTTGGCGATTTTCTGCGCGGTCTGAATGCGTTCGCCTTCGGACAGGTCCGCCCAGCGGGCCAGTTCCGACCAGCCATCCGGCTGGGTCGTGAGCGTGAAAAAGCACTGTTCGACGGCTTTACAGAAAACATCGAGGTTGTTTTCGCGCACGATGGCGACGCCGATGGAAGAACCCTGGTGCGGTGCCTTCACCACAATCGGCAGACCCAATTTGTCCTGCAAAGCGGCGAAGAACTCCTGTTTATCGGCCTTTTCCCAGGCTTCGCGGCGGACGGTCGCCGTCTTTTTCTGCTGCCCGTTTACCAGCGCGATCAGTTCATTCTGCAAAATCTTGTTGATGCCGACGGCCGAGCCCATCAGTCCCGGCCCCGTATAGGGAATGCGGAACCATTCCAGCAGCCCCTGAATGGCGCCGTCTTCGCAGTCGGGACCGTGCATGGCCAGAAATGCCAGCTCGAAAGAGTGCCGGAACTCTTCGGGGCGAATGCGCTCGCCGATGGCGGCTATGTGGGCGTCGATTTCGTCGGCCGGGCGGTCGGCCAGGGAGTCGATGTACACCCGGAACCGCTCGTCGGTCTGCCGGGGGTAGAAATCCCGAATGGACTCCTGGTGCAAAAACTCTTCGCGAATCCGGATGAAATTCCCCAGGCCGTCCACAAAAATCATGACCGGCTGGAAGAGCGATTTGTCGATATGGGTCAGAGCGGTGCGGCCACCGGCAAACGAGATCTCCCGCTCACGGGCGGGGCCACCGAAGAAGATACCTACTTTCATGAGCTTTTACTAACGCAAACGGCCCGCGGATGCGGACGCTGAGCCGCTAAGTTAAGGGTAACTTGCGACTTTGCGACGGCATCGGCGGGCCGATTCACGCGAAATACTATACTTTTAGAAAGCCGGTGTAATATTCACCGCTTCCACGCGACTAATTTCGGGTACGGCCTTCAGAATGGCTTCCTCCAGCCCGGCCTTG from Tellurirhabdus rosea harbors:
- the pepT gene encoding peptidase T → MENNFGARVLDRFLRYVQIDTQSDPHSTANPSTEKQKDLGRVLVQELHEMGITDAELDEFGYVYATIPANTDKPNVPVICFCSHMDTSPDVTGANVKPIVHRNYDGGNLRLPDDPTQILRPQDHPDLKHQIGNDIITASGTTLLGADNKAGLAEIMAAAEYLVQHPDVKHGTIRLLFTPDEEVGRGTEKVDMEKLGADFGYTIDGEALGTLEDETFSADAVKITIQGVSTHPGFAKGKLENALKIAADLIAALPKETLSPETTEGREGFVHPGRLEGNQDTAVVEFIVRDFTVKGLHEKERMLQAVLDSVLTRYRGSSARLEVLEQYRNMKEVLDRHPAVVENALEALRRSGLNAERRSIRGGTDGSRLSFMGLPCPNLFAGEHAFHSKLEWVSVQDMEKAVETIVNVARVWEERA
- a CDS encoding D-alanine--D-alanine ligase family protein, whose amino-acid sequence is MKVGIFFGGPAREREISFAGGRTALTHIDKSLFQPVMIFVDGLGNFIRIREEFLHQESIRDFYPRQTDERFRVYIDSLADRPADEIDAHIAAIGERIRPEEFRHSFELAFLAMHGPDCEDGAIQGLLEWFRIPYTGPGLMGSAVGINKILQNELIALVNGQQKKTATVRREAWEKADKQEFFAALQDKLGLPIVVKAPHQGSSIGVAIVRENNLDVFCKAVEQCFFTLTTQPDGWSELARWADLSEGERIQTAQKIANLNEGIGFPLALEPAGDIIYHPAHLLDVPSFGSAVLQSVNAEDEVLFEEFIAGQEFSCGVIQDEEGIATPLPPTEIYNVTSFDFDSKYKSNTTKKRIPVETSLENNRKIQQSVTEVFARLGMNVCARIDGFITADNRVLLHDPNTIPGMSPSSLIFKQMAEIGLNVTQAITYFIRQSLKERIRTGKDTVRLRHLLRDLDAQMDARRSRSLPESRLVVEAAAADAETQWLAAKAEYGKQAASGEVRPVVVLKTAAGEKPLAVNLLFKDTLAEVEEALTKPVHPLIEETRQRARSVTERYGW